In the Ptychodera flava strain L36383 chromosome 1, AS_Pfla_20210202, whole genome shotgun sequence genome, tgatagatgaacttgctaattttcacagtgaaatcagacacggaatgtgacatggcgtggtttttatagccattctgtttccagacttgaggtatttctcgcttctgtacactcgtctatggggcgaatagtcccagcgctgaatagctctccaaacgactgtgatgTAATCGGGATGGCTGtatcaaaatacaatatttctaAGTCACCCGATCGGGAGAAAATCCCCCTTTTGGTCTAGTGTTGCTGGTGTCTCTACCAAACCCACTTCGCCGTGGGTACCAAATCGTCCCAAAATCACAAAGGATCACAGTGCACCGTGGTATTTTTCATGTAACTTTGAGTCAAagttaaatgaaaaatacatggtCAAAGTTTGACCACAGTACCGCGGAGTGACTGTGCTTGGAGTCCGGACGCGACCACAAAGGGACCTTGGCAATAACGGACTGAGGACAGACTTACCGTTGGGGCTTAACTGAAGAACAGACCCGAAACTCGATTGCAAGGTAGTCGTTTGCTCAGGAGAGGTCATGCTAACAGCCTAAATTTTTCTCAACTGATCGTTCTCTGAAAAGGAAAAGCTAGACTCTCGAGCTCACTCCGCAGCTCTCAAAGATATCGCCATGATTATCGTTTGCTCTTTAACCTTTGAACTGCACGACCTTGTCTGTATTGACGCCACCAACGGCCGACAAGTGAAACACATTCACCAGCTGATTCACCAGTCTCTGCACCCTTTCTACCGCTGCCTCTGGCTGTCACAGCTGCACAGTGTGAAGTGCTAACAAAGAGAAAGGGGAGCAGGCAACCAGACTGATTCACATCTTGCGAGGGGCTTCTCAACAATGGGAAAACGCATAGGAAACTTATTAAAGACGTTTGAGCTATCCTATTGCCTATTGTTATCAGAATGCAAATGCTATATAAACTATTTCAGGCTTGAGATACATGCAGGGTCACGTCCAATGCAAGATTGATAGAGATTGCATTCAAGTATGGGCAAGGAGACATTATCAAGTTTGcttaaaaaatattataaaactAATTACGGGCTTCAAAATAATATGTGACTTGAGGAGCAACATGATTTTCAAGCATTCGTATAATCCCCATTTTCGGCCAAATTGCGCtgaaaatcatattaaaacCTCGACTCAAAGGGCTTTACACACTATTACTCTCCAAATAGATTATCTGATGCAAACTATATTTGATAAGGACAGATACAAagagacaatatttttatttcacagtCATCATTTATTGGGGAATGGGTGGTTTAACAACCAGTTGATAGTATCAGGTGCACAGTAAGATCTCTGAAAGTACTGCATGCCGCAAAAAAAATGCCACCTTTGGCTGTTCTGCTGTTCGTAGCAGTGCTAGCAATTATGGAGACATGAAGATTGTCACTTTCTCATGAACATTCTAAGTAAGTAACAGTCACTACAGTCTGTACTGCATTGCTACTGTAACTTATCATTCAGCAGGGAAGTGTATTTTCCTAACAGAACATTTAAGTATTGAACATTTGATATCACAAAACTTACTAGGATATAATTTCATGTACTGTACAAGGTAAGGTGGCTTTTGCTGTGGAAGCTGCCAATTTTGATATTCTACACAACAGCGTATCTATTTgtctgaaaacatggacaaaaattCAGTGTATTTTCTGTTTCCTATTTTTTGTggagaaaattccattgcaggTCTGAGTTTGAGGTCACATCAACAGTTTGGCAGTCACTTTCATTACAGCCAAAATGCATGCAGCTAATTGACACTTTTTTACATGGTCCTCACAACTCCCACTGATTACAACAGAATATTGTAATGTTCTATACGATGAATGCGCTCTGTGAGTCCAGCAGGCAGTGCTCTTTCTAAACCAGTTTCAAATGCAAAGCTAGGACCCTTCAAGCTTCAATGAAGATCTCTAATGACACTATTGTTTTTGACATTACATTAATTTACTGGTCTGTAACTTCATAAAATCATCAGAAATAATAATGCAAAAGTATGTGTTAGTGTagtatattgtatgtattttaaattaaagggacaaagtcgcccattttttcatgaattttgtttgatatgaaataCAACTCATATTGTcttacatgttgaaagatacagattgaatgggtgaccatggaTATATCCGACCctgattttagacaaattaaatgaaaccatggcgaaaatgaattaatggtcatgaccattaattcattttcaccatggtttcatgtatgcTGTCTGAAAcctgggtcgaatatatgcatggtcacccattcattcagtatctttcgacatgtgaGACAATATGAGTAGTATTTCATATCaaagaaaattcatgaaaaaatgggcgactttgtccctttaacgaTAGTTCTATTATTAGACTCAATACATGTATCTTCCTTATTTATCAATAATATCCAATACACACCTGCACATTTTCTACATCTCCCAACACTACCAGAATGGTTGAAGCACTCTGTATTCGCCAACAattttttgtcaacagaaaaaatatctaaaaacaccaaaacttacaaataattgaagttcaatgaaaaaatattttacatgacAAAACATCTTGATATAGTCATCTGTGCTCACAGCCTTGACAATAGATTAATTTTTGACATGATCAATTTTCTAGACAAGATATCAATTCTTTAAAATATACAGGTAcagatataatatatacatgaaTGCGCACTCTCATACATGTAGGTCACAAGGTAAGTaagaatttatttgtaaaattattcCATTACTACAAGCACACtagttaattttaatattttttgttgcATTTGTCATTATATTACTATTATGTACAAGTTCCTTGCATGAGATGCACATAATAAACCTTTTCCAGAAAAATTACTCTTCATATTAAGATATCACAATTATTCCAATTTCTGCTTCAATGCACAGCAAATCACAggaatgtacaatgtattttattttagatGCATAAGCTCTTCAATGATATTAGTTTCTGAAGTCCTATTTTCACAAAGGTCATTAATTCTCCTCTGGATTTGTGTAACATAGCACTTATCATGGGCTGAGCAAATAGATTAAATCAGGAATTTGAATGGAAACAAAACAACATGCGCAGAGAAGTACGTGCATTTCCATACTCGCTGGCACACATTAGCTTCTTTGCATTGAACTTGATACACCCTGACACTGGTCCTGAAAAACTGGAAGAGCTTTGTGAATTTGCTAAACTCTGGCTGTTACAAATTCCTACATCGAACTCAAATCACAATGAGATGGGTTCCACAAGAAGTAATGATAGATTGTAACCTTgtaatcattgattgtaaatttAGCAATTAGCACATTCTTGTTAATATTTATAATGCCACACCTCAGAGTATTTTTTAATCACATCGGAGTTCTTCCTTGTGTAAATATACCACTTCtgctaaaatttcaatataaagCACACAATGTTTGACTCAGGTTTGGGGCTAACAGACTAAGAGCCCATAGCTACGTACTATACTAATGCAGTACTTTCTTTTCCCAGGAATCCAGACATTTCAAGCAACGTTTACACTGAATTTCAGATTAGACCACATGGACAGTGTGTCTTCGAAAcctatttcatcatttttcacaGACATTTcacaattaatttcaatttcatttcaattgttgaaaatttaaaatgttcattcacCTTTTCCTgtcagacagtaataactgtatcacttccccatcagccaagtcagtaaaaaggggaattgagccaaaacatgacgtattttcacccacttgggtagcatctttagtccaaaaaaatcaagtaaacagtatttatgttttcaacagtcttcaaatgtacagtattatgttaaaatacatcatatggaatacgtcgtgtttcattaattttaacaatcttgacctggtggtgaaatatggactggGCAGGAAAAGGCTTAATTTGATTtgcatttcttttcaatttaaaatgcCTTTGGTATTCTTAATTTCAAGCAGTGATTGAAAAATATCTACCAATGTCATTTACAGTTTgactatatacatacatgtgtgtatCAATCAGGACAGTCTTGCAAGTTTCTATGTTCCAGAGGACTGATATTTCTATAGTATCTTATATTACACAATCATTTTGCATGGCTTCTGTCAAACAAACTTCAATTTCAGCAGATTAAGTCTGCACTCAAGGAAACACTATCTTCAAAAACTGTTCTTTGCACCCTATTTTATACAAGTCTCTGCGTACACTGAAGTGAGGAGGCATTTCTTAGTAATGAGATGATAAGCCATGCTAGTGTTGTTTTAGAGTGAAGCAGTACAAAACACTCTGAGTTCATGGTGTATTCATTTGGGTGAAACACAAAATTCCATAGCAATCAATACTTTCTGATAAGGTCCaattgctgtaacttttgattatttctCAATATTCCTGTTCCATGATTCAACATGGTGCAAAATTCCAAGAATCATGTATGAACACCAATCTTCGGCTCACTGTACATAGTCACGTAACGTCGTATACGCCCATCGCTTTCAGATCCACAGGTCAATGACGTTATACATGTGGGCAAAAACCATCGCTATGTCCAGCCCTAGCTTCCACTTTCCTAACAGTAACTGGCTAGTTTTTTGGGCTAGTACAAGTGTTTcttccaggatggcatcaaaagGGGGGACTTTGCCCCCTTTGCCAgaatattgggggggggggaatccaCTCTGTTTATGTGTTCTGTTTATATCTCTGAGGTGTgactgacaaaatgtcatgaggCACTGATCCCCTCTTGACAAATTACTAAGGGCTGCCAACATGTCAACGGAGGGTGAATCCCCCCACCACCccgtctagatgaaacactgccaGTACATGCCCAAGCAAAACCTACCGGTATGGTGCTGGTCATAAAAACTAGCAGCCATTCAGCTGGGGGCTGGTGGATTTGCCAATCTGTAGTTGGAAGTTGAATTCAAACTGGAGAAGACATTCAACAGTCAATAACACCAATgcactttacatacaaatgcaGAGACACAGTTGAAGAGTCAAATACTTGGTAAACATCATGATTCCATATTTGTATGTGTCAGTAGGTGATCCGTGAGGAAACACTTCTTCTTAAAGGCCTTGCCACACTCCTTGCATTCAAATGATTTCCCTCTGGAGTGGATCAGAAGATGATGGTTGAGTATTCGCCTGATCTTGAAGGCTTTACCGcattctttgcatttgtgtGGCCTGACGTTCAAATGTGTCAGCAGATGGTCATTGAGTATCCGTTTCCTTTTATAGGCCTTGCCGCAGTGTTTACAAACATAAGGTCTCGCGTTCGTGTGGTCCAGCATGTGTTTCTGCAGGGTTCGCCGCTGTTTGAACACTTGGCCGCATTCTTTGCAGGTGAACTGTTCCACGTTCAAGTGCACCATCAGGTGCCTGTTGAGGTTGCCCTTCCATTTAAAGAGTTTGCCGCATTCATTGCACTGATAAGGTCTGATGTTAATGTGCGTCAGCAGGTGATTGCTGAGCACGGTTTTCTTCTTGAACGTCTTGTCGCATTCGTCGCATTTGTACGCCCTGACGGTAGAATGGATGATCATGTGGTCATTGAGAATGTGACGAAGTTTGAAAGTCTTGCCGCACTCTTTGCATTTGTACGCTCTCACATTTGAATGCACCAGAAAGTGCCGGTTCAGATTGCACTTCCGGGCAAAAGATCTGCCGCACTCGGTGCATTCGTATGGTTTGACATTGGAATGGGTCATTAGATGGTCACTCAGGTCCCTTTTCTTTTTGAACCACTTTCCACACTCTTGGCACCCGAACGGTCTGACATCCGAATGTACCGCACCATGTTTAGTGAGGTTGTTTCTCGCCTTAAAAGTTTTGCCGCACTCCAAACACTCGTAAGGCTGCCCTGGCTGAGGCAAACACTCTTTCGTTGGTCTTTGTTTCCTCGCTGAACTCCTGCCATCTTTACATTTACGCTTCCTATGGCCAACAACAATGCATTCTTGTTGACTTTGTATGCCAAAGTGTCTATCTTGGGAATCACTCTCCGCCATACCACATGACTCATTCTGTACTGTAGACTCTCCATCAGTGTCATCAAGCTCATTCTGCGAATCCACGTCTTCAGGGTTATCAGAGTTTGGCACAATACATTCCACTGTGATGAGACCACGTTGTGCAAGGCTCAGAACAATTAGTGACGCTCCTGTTGGAAGAAAATATAGTTACAGTGAAGTTCTTAGATGTCCGTCTCACAAGTTTGTAAAGAGAGGCTATCATGTGTTACAAAAAACCCATGACCTTTGTCTGAAGGACAGGTTCACTTCTAGCGATAATTTGATAACTACTAGTACGTGTACCGGTATAGTATGTATTTCTGGGTTATGGTTTTGTTAAATGGCCTGTACACGtgtatgtaacttttgataataatgttttcactatttttgttttctatgtcaattgcaagttctttcTCTATATTCCAAAGAATGTGTCAAAACCTACTACTGGTATTttgcttgtcaacaaagcctctGTACAATCACAGCCCCCTCCACATtttgtagagggaccgtggtaaaATGGTCTGTTACTGTTTACACTTTGAATATTAGTCTGTACACTTGTCAACATAACAATACAGTAGATGCACATGTACAATGgcattgggccaaaccatggtggtgaaagggttaactggTATTTCTCACATTTCTAGCTACTGCGAGAGCGGGATTGacacagtgtgggaaaaatcagtcccacactctcagaagtTGTCCCACACTGTATAAATGTGCATACATACAAAAGCTGTATATTATTACATGAGCTCTGACTGGATAATAGGCCGCCTTTCGCTCCGCTTGGAAAATGTCATCTAAAGATGCAATGAACAGCACATGCACGGACCAGAACTACAAGGTACGCAGGTCAAGTGCAGTGGTAGATGACAGCGTGGTGTATGTTTTAGGCCACTTGGAACATATAGCCAATTTTTCCTGATGGATATCTTGTCTGCAGCAGAAGTTGAAATATCAGCATTGAAACTCGTCATGGAGATCTTGTTTATTGGAGAATAACACATAGCAAAGTGATGAAGTAGGATAGTCACTGAAACAGTTAAAGTAATTATTCAATGTTTCCAGTgtgaatttaatgcattttgtggtcatgtgagaaataaGAATCTCACAAGCAAGGACCTGGAATCCGATTTCTCACAATTGTGtatgatattttgtctcacatgaGCCGCAGGctagtgtgagacaaaatatccccaacaagtgtgagaaatctgatcccaggtccttggagtagattctattattctcacattcctggccaatGGGAGTGCGGGATTGACGGTGTGGgtaaaatcgatcccacactcaaGTGTGCGATCAGAAATAAGAAATCTTAGAAATATTACacaagctctgattggatgataagcaGCCTTTCTTTCCACCAgcaaaatatcatccaatgaCAAGATGAGTAACACACTGActggaactacaaagtaagagGGTCAGAGTACAggggcagacgacagagttgttgcgattttggataatgttgtatgTCATTGGTGACAGacttacaaaaaaaaatggcagaattttacaaaataactggTGAACATAGGCCACTTGGAACATATAGCCAATGTTTCTCTGGACATCTCGTCTGTAGCAGAAGTATCGACAGTGGAACTTGGAACAGAGGTCATGTTAGTGACATAGATTACTAGATGGCCACAAAGTAGGATAGTTGCTTACAGTTAAATATTCAATGTTTCCAGTGTGaatttaacacattttctggtcatgtgagaaaaagaatctcacacaccaaggacctgggatcagatttctcacacgagttggggatattttgtctcaaaataaTCATTAGATTTCAACAGATTTCTCACACAAAATAATCCCAAAttatgtgagaaatctgatcccaggtcctttgGGGTGtaagattctttttctcacatcgGTATTGTGACACTTTTACTCGTCTTTGCTTTCACTGTAATGTTACTTAAGTTCTCTATGAGTACAAGCACCATATCTTACCATTTATGGAAAGTGAGTCGTCTTCATATTGCTGGTGCAGCGTCAGCAGAAAAAATTCTAATGACTCCACAAGCTCGTGCAGTTGACCTGCATCTCTGGCGACCTTGCAAATCTCTGAACA is a window encoding:
- the LOC139133857 gene encoding zinc finger protein 92-like — its product is MNSTTAARSCSLSLGTANANSPLPESQTYDTMVEPQNIECVGINDGEYELTVDLDSDGIFQFSQEECSEICKVARDAGQLHELVESLEFFLLTLHQQYEDDSLSINGASLIVLSLAQRGLITVECIVPNSDNPEDVDSQNELDDTDGESTVQNESCGMAESDSQDRHFGIQSQQECIVVGHRKRKCKDGRSSARKQRPTKECLPQPGQPYECLECGKTFKARNNLTKHGAVHSDVRPFGCQECGKWFKKKRDLSDHLMTHSNVKPYECTECGRSFARKCNLNRHFLVHSNVRAYKCKECGKTFKLRHILNDHMIIHSTVRAYKCDECDKTFKKKTVLSNHLLTHINIRPYQCNECGKLFKWKGNLNRHLMVHLNVEQFTCKECGQVFKQRRTLQKHMLDHTNARPYVCKHCGKAYKRKRILNDHLLTHLNVRPHKCKECGKAFKIRRILNHHLLIHSRGKSFECKECGKAFKKKCFLTDHLLTHTNMES